A genome region from Populus alba chromosome 3, ASM523922v2, whole genome shotgun sequence includes the following:
- the LOC118054611 gene encoding putative UPF0481 protein At3g02645 — protein sequence MIKQFNRSTGCEWVIHIKRTLDEGIEDEDEDVPDCIFIVPKAIVSTNQEAYIPQLVAIGPYHHRRVELFEMERYKLVEAERAQNFISRTEEPSRNRSSSSLADMVNHFSKKKTIHNGILRDMVMLENQIPPFVLREVNTYFQYENPDEALARMLIKDVIEREIEDSNEGKENQEETGCFKKAWKSIWGFLCFIIVVPIRFLNYTNTQIKSCQGCSNHTMATHQESRLLKPKSEITTVVSTAETVAAEIESESGLNGASLLIEQLLIPSATKLSGVGVKFIPTKGGLKTISYEDCLEPECSVFTRYVELTSGIPDTKEDVRILRDSGIVLNRLKSDEEAAN from the exons ATGATAAAGCAATTTAATCGTAGCACTGGCTGTGAATGGGTGATACACATCAAACGAACCCTTGATGAAGGtatagaagatgaagatgaagatgttCCTGACTGCATCTTCATTGTACCCAAAGCCATCGTTTCAACCAACCAAGAAGCATACATCCCTCAACTAGTTGCAATCGGCCCTTATCATCATCGACGCGTAGAGCTCTTCGAAATGGAGCGTTACAAGCTCGTTGAAGCAGAAAGAGCCCAGAA CTTCATAAGTAGAACTGAAGAGCCATCAAGGAATCGTTCATCTTCTAGTCTAGCAGATATGGTCAACCACTTCTCCAAGAAGAAAACCATTCACAATGGAATCCTTAGGGATATGGTGATGCTGGAAAACCAAATCCCTCCTTTTGTGCTCAGAGAAGTCAATACCTATTTTCAGTATGAAAATCCTGACGAAGCGTTAGCCAGGATGTTAATAAAA GATGTTATTGAAAGGGAAATCGAAGATTCGAATGAGGGCAAAGAAAACCAGGAGGAGACTGGTTGCTTTAAGAAAGCTTGGAAGTCGATATGgggttttttatgtttcattATTGTAGTTCCTATTCGGTTTCTTAATTATACGAATACTCAAATCAAAAGCTGTCAAGGCTGCAGTAACCATACCATGGCAACTCATCAAGAGTCTCGCCTTCTTAAACCCAAAAGTGAAATAACCACAGTTGTATCAACAGCTGAAACTGTAGCTGCAGAGATCGAAAGCGAGTCTGGATTGAACGGTGCAAGTCTATTGATCGAACAACTCTTGATTCCATCTGCTACAAAACTTTCTGGGGTTGGTGTCAAATTCATCCCCACAAAGGGTGGCTTGAAGACTATCT CTTATGAGGATTGTTTAGAACCAGAATGCTCGGTGTTTACACGCTATGTTGAATTGACGAGTGGGATTCCAGACACAAAAGAGGATGTGAGGATTTTGAGGGATTCAGGGATTGTCTTGAATCGACTCAAGAGCGACGAGGAAGCAGCAAATTAA